Within the Vibrio tasmaniensis genome, the region TAGATATCGCGCTGCTGTTGAATACCTTAAAGCAACGAGGTGTCGATATTGACAGGCTACTCATGGATGTGGGTTTAGAAACCATGAATTGGCGAGATCCGAATGGAAAGCTGACTTACGCTGATAAACTTACGTTATTTAGCGCGGCTAATCAGAGTTTTCCTCATGATGGTCTAGGGCTTTGGTTGGGAGAGCATGCTAGCTTGAGCCACTTTGGTGTGTTGGGTTATGCGCTATCGACCAGCCAGAATGTTGGAGAGGCCATCAAGTCGGGCTTCAAGTATTTGCGCCTGAACGGGCCTATCTTCTCGGTTAAATTGTTTGTAGATTCCGAGCAAGCAGTGATTCAGATTGAGAACACCTTGGAAGTGGGTGATCTCCTTCCTTTCTGCAGTGAGTACTTCTTAAGTTCAATTGTCTCTTTGTTCAAAGAACTGACTGGTCACGAGTTGGATATACACACTTTGGTTTTGCCTTACGCTCGTCCCAATTACACCAAGCTTTATGACAACCGCTTCCAGTGCCCTGTAGTTTTTGAGCAGAGCCATTGTGAACTGCGTTTTGATGTCTCGGTTTTATCACAAACCTTATTAACTCATGATGCCGCGACACTGAAGCGCTATCTCGCGTCTTGCCAGTCGATAGTGGAAACGCTGGACTCGGAACATCTACTGACTAACCAGATCAAAACGATTTTTTATCAAACCGCAGGCAGTTTCCCAAATATTGAACAGTTAGCTGATGAGTTCGGTTGCAGTTCTCGTACCCTAAGACGAGAACTGGCAACCCATGATTCCAGTTATCAAGTATTGCTTACCGAAGTTCGAGTTGAACTAGCCAAAGAACTGTTACTCGGCACAACCATGAGCATTGATGATATTGGTGAAAGGCTCGGTTATAGCGACCCTGCAAACTTCAGAAGGGCGTTTAAAGGTTGGCTCAATAAAACGCCCGCGCAGTTTCGTGGCAGCTTGAGTGCTTCTGGGTAACTGGCTCGATGTGCGTATAACGGTATTTCGTGGAAAAGTGGAGGTTGTGAGCAACAAGAAGTGAATATGGACGCAGCTTAGATCTATAAGCTCAAATTTCGCGATTGTTCTGTAATTTGTTCTTGTTCAGTAAACAGAAACCTCAAAAACAGGTATGATAGTGCCGTTTTTAATCCTGAACTGGGAAAGTCATGGCAAAGTTAACACTCCAAGAGCAGATGCTTAAAGCTGGCTTGGTAAATGAGAAAAAATTAAAGAAGGCGAAGAAAGGCTCTAAAAAGTCTCGCGTTCAGTCTCGTGAAGCAAAAGCGGCAGCTGAAGAAACTAAACTGGCGCAGCAAGCGAAAGACAAAGAGCTAAACCAACAGTTGAAAGAACAGCAGTTGAGCAAAGAAATTAAAGCTCAAGTGAAGCAACTGATTGAGATGAACAAGATCGAGCAGAAAAACGGTGAGATCAAATACAACTTCACCGACGGTACGCTAGTTAAATACCTTTACGTAGAAGAGCTGACTCAAAAGCAATTAAGTAAAGGCATTCTAAGTATTGCGCGTCAAGGCGAGAGCTATGTTGTTATTCCGACAGCAGTAGCGAACAAGATTGCTATGCGCGACGAAGAATCTATCGTTGATACGCAAGCTTCAAGCTCTGATGAAGTGGACGAAGATGACCCGTACAAAGACTTCGTGATCCCAGATGATCTAATGTGGTAATCGGTTTTATCTAGCTCTAGTCAAATGGCGAGCTAAGTAAATCCAGATACCCAGCTTTATTGACAGGGTCTAAGTTTACAGGTTCTAAAAATGCAGCGAACAATCACTTGATTGTCGCTGCATTTTTTATATATGAGCTGTGAGTTTTCTAGAGACTAAATGGCCAACTAGTTGAATGACCCCTAGCTCAATAACTAAATAATTAGTTAAATTACGATTGAAGCGATCAGGCGTCACCGGGCTTCTCACGTTTGCTGTTCCAACCCATAAAGTTGTAAAGGTTGTAACGAGCAAAGCCCAATTGTTCATGCAGTGCAAAGTCTGTAACTGCGAAGTTGTACCATAATGGTAACCATGAAATCTGGGCAGCCATGTAGTCGGCTCGAACTGGAACGACGTTTAATCCAAAATGATTAAAGTAGAGTTCACTACGACGAATATGCAGCCCAGATGAAACAAGAACAATGTTGTCGAACTGGTGATGCTTCGTTAGATCACTGGTGAGCTGCGCATTTTTCCAAGTGTTGACACTATTCGGTTCTTGGATGATGTCGGCTAGTGGAACGCCGAGTCTAAGCAACTGCTGTTGATAAACTTCCGCTTCGGTTACACCATTATTTTGTGCATCTCCACCACTAACGATCACTTTGCATATCGTTTGAGCCTTCGAACAGTTTTTATATTGGCTTGCCGTTTCACTGATGCGACCAAACGAGAAAAAGGTCGGCTCAAATTCTTGTGTACTTACGATGAGTTGAGTACCAGCACCAAGTAAGACAATGGCATTGTGAGAGGTCCACTGAGTGTCAGGTTTTCGCTCATAATTGGCTTGCAAGTCGTTTAGTAGATAGCGAGGAATTAAACCAGAACCAATCAACATAAATAAAGAGATAAGAAGAAGTTTGATAAAGCTAGAGGTTTTTCGCCACTGAAGTAA harbors:
- a CDS encoding DUF2058 domain-containing protein, with translation MAKLTLQEQMLKAGLVNEKKLKKAKKGSKKSRVQSREAKAAAEETKLAQQAKDKELNQQLKEQQLSKEIKAQVKQLIEMNKIEQKNGEIKYNFTDGTLVKYLYVEELTQKQLSKGILSIARQGESYVVIPTAVANKIAMRDEESIVDTQASSSDEVDEDDPYKDFVIPDDLMW
- a CDS encoding AraC family transcriptional regulator: MDIIAEYKPTGHRHQLGTLDIALLLNTLKQRGVDIDRLLMDVGLETMNWRDPNGKLTYADKLTLFSAANQSFPHDGLGLWLGEHASLSHFGVLGYALSTSQNVGEAIKSGFKYLRLNGPIFSVKLFVDSEQAVIQIENTLEVGDLLPFCSEYFLSSIVSLFKELTGHELDIHTLVLPYARPNYTKLYDNRFQCPVVFEQSHCELRFDVSVLSQTLLTHDAATLKRYLASCQSIVETLDSEHLLTNQIKTIFYQTAGSFPNIEQLADEFGCSSRTLRRELATHDSSYQVLLTEVRVELAKELLLGTTMSIDDIGERLGYSDPANFRRAFKGWLNKTPAQFRGSLSASG
- a CDS encoding YdcF family protein, with protein sequence MSFIILLLLLIFVGVARLLQWRKTSSFIKLLLISLFMLIGSGLIPRYLLNDLQANYERKPDTQWTSHNAIVLLGAGTQLIVSTQEFEPTFFSFGRISETASQYKNCSKAQTICKVIVSGGDAQNNGVTEAEVYQQQLLRLGVPLADIIQEPNSVNTWKNAQLTSDLTKHHQFDNIVLVSSGLHIRRSELYFNHFGLNVVPVRADYMAAQISWLPLWYNFAVTDFALHEQLGFARYNLYNFMGWNSKREKPGDA